In Pseudomonas fluorescens NCIMB 11764, a single window of DNA contains:
- the cynS gene encoding cyanase, whose amino-acid sequence MQQSHAYNDTSLELTAKILDAKARKNLSFEDVAQGTGLGLAYVTAALLGQHPLPEAAAKVIGDKLDLDADSVARLQIIPLRGSLSGVPTDPTIYRFYEMIQIYGTTLKALVHEQFGDGIISAINFKLNMQKVEDPEGGHRAVITLDGKFLPLRPF is encoded by the coding sequence ATGCAACAGTCCCACGCTTACAACGACACCAGCCTCGAGCTGACCGCGAAAATCCTCGACGCCAAGGCGCGTAAAAACCTGTCCTTCGAAGACGTGGCCCAAGGCACCGGCCTCGGTCTGGCTTATGTCACCGCCGCCCTGCTCGGCCAGCATCCACTGCCTGAAGCCGCAGCCAAAGTGATCGGCGACAAACTGGACCTGGACGCCGACTCGGTCGCCCGTCTGCAAATCATCCCACTGCGCGGCAGCCTGTCGGGTGTTCCAACGGACCCGACCATCTACCGCTTCTACGAAATGATTCAGATCTATGGCACCACCCTGAAAGCCCTGGTTCACGAACAGTTCGGCGACGGCATCATCAGCGCGATCAACTTCAAGTTGAACATGCAGAAAGTTGAAGATCCGGAAGGCGGTCACCGTGCAGTGATCACCCTCGACGGCAAGTTCCTGCCACTGCGTCCTTTCTAA
- a CDS encoding DUF2790 domain-containing protein — MKKILFLALSLTASLSAYAQPAVVAPEAIPYAYGMQLDIAKVIHITPTADVCGPTAVQMAYRDSHGETHILEYSVIGSGCTN, encoded by the coding sequence ATGAAAAAAATTCTGTTTCTTGCCCTGTCACTGACCGCTTCGCTGTCGGCCTACGCCCAGCCAGCCGTAGTCGCACCGGAGGCCATTCCATATGCGTATGGCATGCAGCTGGATATCGCCAAAGTCATTCACATCACCCCGACGGCGGATGTCTGCGGCCCGACAGCCGTGCAAATGGCTTACCGCGATTCGCACGGTGAAACCCACATCCTGGAATACAGCGTGATCGGTAGCGGCTGCACCAACTGA
- a CDS encoding carbonic anhydrase, protein MKALIEGFLKFQKEAFPQRTDLFKHLATTQHPGTLFITCSDSRVVPELLTQQEPGELFVIRNAGNIVPSYSPHSGGVSATVEYAVAVLGVTDIVICGHSDCGAMTAVAKCKCMDHLPAVAGWLQHAESAKVINESRPHASESAKVSSMVRENVIAQLANIQTHPSVRLAQEKGLVNLHGWVYDIGTGSIDALDADNKTFKSLVKHPNTVAVHARPAKAVA, encoded by the coding sequence ATGAAAGCGCTCATCGAAGGTTTTTTGAAGTTCCAGAAAGAAGCATTCCCACAACGCACTGACCTGTTCAAACACCTGGCCACCACGCAACATCCGGGCACCTTGTTCATCACCTGTTCCGACAGCCGCGTCGTACCGGAACTGTTGACCCAGCAAGAGCCTGGCGAACTGTTCGTAATCCGTAACGCTGGCAACATCGTGCCGTCCTACAGCCCTCATTCCGGCGGTGTGTCGGCCACCGTCGAATACGCCGTCGCCGTACTGGGCGTGACTGATATCGTGATCTGCGGCCATTCCGATTGTGGTGCCATGACCGCTGTCGCCAAGTGCAAGTGCATGGATCACCTGCCTGCGGTCGCCGGTTGGTTGCAGCATGCCGAGTCGGCGAAAGTCATCAACGAATCGCGTCCTCACGCCAGTGAAAGCGCCAAAGTCAGTTCCATGGTGCGTGAAAACGTCATTGCCCAACTGGCCAACATTCAGACTCATCCAAGCGTGCGCCTGGCTCAGGAAAAAGGTCTGGTGAATCTGCATGGCTGGGTCTACGACATCGGGACCGGTTCAATCGACGCCCTGGACGCCGACAACAAGACCTTCAAGTCACTGGTCAAGCATCCGAACACCGTTGCCGTTCATGCCCGTCCAGCAAAAGCTGTTGCCTGA
- the grxC gene encoding glutaredoxin 3 yields MLEVTMYTTTTCPYCRNAKRLLDTKGVAYKEIDVRSVDVKNEMISRSGRHTVPQIFFGNWHVGGFDDLAQLESEGGIDPVLNPRMAG; encoded by the coding sequence ATGCTTGAAGTCACTATGTACACCACCACGACCTGCCCCTACTGCCGCAATGCCAAGCGTTTGCTCGATACCAAAGGGGTGGCGTACAAGGAAATCGATGTGCGCTCAGTCGACGTGAAAAACGAAATGATCAGCCGAAGCGGTCGCCATACCGTCCCGCAGATCTTTTTCGGCAACTGGCACGTTGGCGGCTTCGATGACCTGGCTCAACTTGAAAGCGAAGGCGGCATCGACCCGGTACTCAACCCGCGCATGGCGGGATGA